From one Leguminivora glycinivorella isolate SPB_JAAS2020 chromosome 5, LegGlyc_1.1, whole genome shotgun sequence genomic stretch:
- the LOC125226187 gene encoding histidine-rich protein PFHRP-II-like → MISKVLFVAVALAAVCAQEHYQHGHGQEQGHGHGHAVSSQSFVLHQVHHPQQESSHSYESSHHAPTHHESHSAPIHHSVQVHHAPIHHEQQVHHVQQEHQVHHAPVHHEQVQVSHAPAHHEHVVQVHHAVPEHHATYEHQSAPVHHAPHHEHIVQVHHAAPVHHAALSIMLLPSTILLPSNTLPPSTTPSKLPPLIRNITRNSIMRRSTMTTMLTPNTSSPTRWRTPTPVTASPSMSLVTAML, encoded by the exons GTCCTTTTTGTTGCTGTGGCCTTAGCGGCGGTGTGTGCTCAGGAGCACTACCAGCACGGGCACGGTCAGGAGCAAGGTCACGGACACGGCCACGCCGTGTCCTCTCAGTCCTTCGTGCTCCATCAAGTGCACCATCCTCAACAGGAGTCTTCTCACTCTTATGAATCTTCTCACCACGCCCCGACTCACCACGAGTCGCACTCCGCTCCCATCCACCACTCCGTCCAAGTCCACCATGCTCCTATCCACCATGAACAGCAAGTGCATCACGTTCAACAGGAGCACCAAGTGCATCATGCTCCCGTGCACCACGAGCAAGTTCAAGTTTCCCACGCTCCCGCGCACCACGAGCACGTAGTCCAAGTGCACCACGCTGTTCCTGAACACCACGCTACCTATGAGCACCAGTCTGCCCCCGTCCACCACGCTCCTCATCATGAGCACATTGTCCAAGTGCACCATGCTGCCCCTGTCCACCATGCCGCCCTGTCCATCATGCTGCTCCCATCCACCATTCTGCTCCCGTCCAACACGTTGCCCCCGTCTACCACACCGTCCAAGTTGCCCCCGCTCATCAGGAACATCACAAGGAACAGCATCATGAGGAGGAGCACCATGACTACTAT GCTCACCCCAAATACGAGTTCTCCTACAAGGTGGAGGACCCCCACACCGGTGACCGCAAGTCCCAGCATGAGTCTCGTGACGGCGATGTTGTGA